Genomic segment of Microcoleus sp. FACHB-672:
ATGAAATCTCCTCAAACCCCAGCCGGCGGGAAATGGATATGCTGCTATCCACAGGCGAACAAGTAACGATTGCCCTCCTCAGCATGGCATTGCAGGAACTCGGACAGCCGGCAATTTCTCTCACCGGCGCACAAGTCGGCATTGTCACGGAAGCGGAACACACCCGCGCCCGCATTTTACGCATAGAAACTGATCGGATGCAACGCCAGCTTGATGCCGGTAAAGTCGTTGTGGTTGCCGGCTTCCAAGGCATCACCAGCATCGCCGACTTAGAAATCACCACCTTGGGGCGCGGCGGTTCCGACACCTCAGCCGTTGCCCTCGCTGCTGCACTCAGGGCGGACTTCTGCGAAATTTATACCGATGTCCCCGGTATTTTAACCACCGACCCCCGCCTCGTGCCAGACGCCCAGCTAATGGCAGAAATTACCTGTGATGAAATGCTCGAACTCGCCAGTTTGGGCGCAAAGGTACTGCATCCCCGCGCCGTGGAAATCGCGCGAAATTACGGCGTTCCCTTAGTGGTACGCTCGAGTTGGACAGATGACCCCGGTACAAAAGTTATCTCACCGGCACGGGTTCCCCGCCCTCTGAAAGGCTTAGAAATTGTGCATCCGGTGGATGCGGTGGAATTTGACACCGATCAAGCAAAGGTTTCCCTGCTGCGAGTCCCCGATCGTCCCGGTGTGGCGGCGCGTTTATTTGGCGAGATCGGCAAACAAAACCTGGATGTAGACTTAATTATCCAGTCGATTCACGAAGGCAATAGCAACGATATCGCCTTTACCGTAACCAAACATTCCCTCAATCAAGCCGAAGCCGTCGCCTCTGCGATCGCCCCCACGCTTCGCAGTCACCTGGATGCTGCACCCAATGAAGCCGAAGTGATGGTGGAACGGAAAATCGCCAAAGTCAGTATTGCCGGTGCCGGCATGATTGGGCGTCCCGGCGTCGCAGCGCAGATGTTCCAAACTTTAGCGGATGCCGGTGTGAATATTCAAATGATTTCCACCTCTGAAGTGAAAGTTAGTTGCGTTATCGACGCCGAAGATGGCGATCGTGCGCTTGCTGCCCTTTGCGAAACCTTTGAAGTCAATAGTTCGCCGGTGCGCGAACAATCTGCTCACGCCCTCACCGCCGCATCCTCTCTCCCCCTTCCTCCCCCGGTACGCGGCGTGGCGCTGGATCTGAAACAAGCCCGTCTTGCCATTCGCCACATCCCCGATCGTCCCGGCATGGCAGCGCAGTTATTCGGACTGTTGGCAAAGCGCAATATCAGTGTTGACACAATCATCCAATCCCAGCGCTGTCGCATTATTAATGGGGTAGCAACGCGGGATATTGCCTTCACCGTAGCCAGGGCTGATGCAGAGGATGCCCGGATGGCTTTAGCAGCTTTGGCGGCTGAGTGGGGAAGTGTTGAGGTGGTGCTAGATACGGCAATTGCCAAAGTTAGCGTAGTGGGTTCTGGCATGGTTAACCATCCCGGTATTGCCGCGCAGATGTTTGGTGCACTGGCGCAACAGCAAATCAATATTCAAATGATTGCCACTTCTGAAATTAAAATTAGCTGTGTGGTGGATGAGGAAAGCGGTGTACAGGCGTTGCAAGCAATCCACGCAGCCTTTGAATTAGCCGGCACTCAAAAAATAGAGGTGCCGGCGTGAAGTCGCAGTTGCTTTGAAAAAGGTTGGGAAGCGGGGGTGTTTTAGATGCCCCGCGCCCTTTTTGATCGAGTGAATGAATGATTAAGCAGCCAAGGACTTCTAAACTAGAAATAGGATTGTTCTGTTAAACGAACAAGACAACTTCTCGACGATCTAGAAACAGAATTTATCCAGTTAATGACTATGAATCAAATTTTTGAAGACGATGCTGCGATTGATGAAGAACTGTCTAAGCGTCACCTCGTTCTCGATCCGGGCGGTTACTTTATTATTTACCTAGATCGCGAATCGGGGTTAATTTGCGCGAAACACTTCACCAATGCTATTGATGAACGCGGCTTAGCTGTCGATCCGGAAACCGGCGAAGTTATCCCCGCCCGAGGTAAGGTGGAACGCACACACGCCACTGAATTTGCCGGCAGAACCGCTAAACAACTCTGCGTTAAAATTTTTGAAGAAACTCAGCCCAGTCCCGTGACACTGCTGGATCATGCAGCTTATCTCGGTCGGGAATTTGTCCGGGCTGAGATAGCTTTAGCCAATGGCCAAGACTACGTTCAAGATTAAGCTAAAAACCATTTAATTTGCATGATTTACAGCTTTCTTATCAAAAGAAAATTGTAAATTTATGCAGATTAAATGTGTAAATTTTAGGAAAAACCTTGATAGAAAAAGTAAGTGACCATTGGGATAACCGTAGCGGCAATTAAAAGCACAACCACAACAATGGTTGCATTGCCGGTGTTGGTTTCTTCTGCTTTTTTAAACGTGCTTTCAACGTTCGTGGTGTCTACCACAACCGGCGCACCCGGATCAGGCTGACCCGATAATACCGCTACAAGGCGATCACCGGCATCTAAAAAGGCTTGATTGTATTTATTGCCTTGCTGCAAAGGCACAAGCAGGGTTTCCGAAGCCACACTTTCGGCAATCTCATCGGAGAGAACCGTCTTCACTTTATCCCCAGTGCGAATCGCTGCGGTGTTGGTGACGGTATCGAGTACCAATAAGGCTTGATTGGCTTGCGCTTCTGAGGTGGGAAACCATTTTTCAAACAGCTTATCGGTAAAGCTTTCGATGGTTTCGCCGTAGTCAAGCCGGTGGATGGTGACAAACCGGACTTCTTTGCCGGTTTGCTCGGCTAGCTTTTCCAAAGAGGCGCTGATCCGCCCTTCATTAAGCCGGCTGATGGCATCATCTTCATCGAGTACCCAAGTGCGCTCACCGGCTGATAAACTCGGCAGTTGATAGACGCCGGTGGCGTGTGCCGGTGCCATCACGAACTGCGCCGCTATAACGAGCACTGCTATTGACAAAAGAAGACGGGTATGATATTGAAAAGTGCTGAGTATTTGTTTGAGGAGCTGTTTAATCATAAGAATCCTAAAACAGATCGTTTACAAAAAATACTATATAAATTGCCGGTAAAACTGACGGCTTGAGGATTGAATGTTGAGTTTGTTGCCGGCATTCAGGAATTCGGGGATTTTTTGATTGATGTCTAACACGGCTGCTTTTTCTCCAGATTACTTTACTGCGCGGCACCGCTTTCGTTGTGCGGCGAGTGCTTTCGGATGTTCTGTAGAGACTTTTGGGATTGACGAATTCGGGCAAAATGGGGAAAAAATGACGATTGATGTGGCAATTTTAGGATCACTTAACCCTAAGCGTGTGCTAATTGTTTCCAGCGGATTGCATGGAGTCGAAGGTTTTTTCGGTTCGGCTGTGCAAATTGCACTGCTTGAGGGGTATCTTCAGGATTATAGTTTTCCTCCGGATACTGCTTTAGTTTTACTCCACGCTTTGAATCCCTATGGCTTTGCATGGCGACGCCGGTGCAATGAAGACAATGCAGATTTGAATCGTAATTTTCTGTTAGCCGGCGAAGAGTATCACGGCAGTCCAGAAAATTACCCTAAACTCGATAGTTTTTTTAATCCCACTTCACCCCCATCCCAGTTTGAACCGTTTTTAATCAAAGCGATGGCGCTGATTCTGCGTTATGGGATGCCGGCATTAAAAAATACTTTACCTGTCGGGCAATATGACTTTCCCAAAGGGCTATTTTTTGGAGGCAATTCTCCCTCAGAAACCCAACAAATTTTAGCAGAAAATCTTCCTCGGTGGGTGGGAGAGGCGACAAATGTTATCCATCTTGATTTCCATACCGGCCTTGGTCGCAAATTTAGTTATAAACTTTTAATTGATGTGCCGGCAGACTCAGAACAAGCTCAACAATTAATTCAAGATTTCGGTTCAGATGTCGTTTCACCCTTGACAACCGAAGGCATAGTTTACCCCACACGCGGCGGTTTAGGAACCTGGTGTCAAGCAAAATTTCCCCACACGCGCTATGACTTTCTCACCGCAGAATTTGGCACCTATCCGATTATCCAAGTTGTTCAAGCCTTGCGGGCAGAAAACCGTGCCCACTGGTGGGGAACACCAGATCATCCTGCTTGGGAACGAGCAAAGCAACAATTGGTAGAAATTTTCGCGCCGGCAGATCCACGCTGGCGCGAAACCGCAGTATCTCAAGGCATTAATTTAGTTAAACAAGCCTGCAAAATAATATCTCAGTGACTAAACATTAACTTGTACACTGGATTCTATAGCTCGGAAAAACTACACCCAAATACAGCAGTATTGAAGAGGATAAAATCATGAAGATTGCCATTATCGGCTGTGGCTACGTCGGCAGTGCACTTGCCCGTCAATGGCATGAATTTGGTCATCTGGTGACAGCCACAACAACAACTCAAAGTCGCGTGGCGGAACTTGAGGAGATCGCCCAACAGGTGGTGGTGGTGAAAGGAAATGATGCTGGCGCAATGCTTTCTGTGATTCAAGATCAAGATGTAGTGCTTTTGAGTGTGGGTGCTCCGAGTGGAGATGCCTACCGGGAAAGCTACCTGGAGACGGCAAAAACGCTAGTAGAACAGTTAAAGCAGACTTCGAGTGTGAAGCAGCTCATCTACACCGGCAGCTATAGTGTTTATGGGGATAAAAATGGGGAATGGGTGGATGAAGAAACCCCCGTTGCACCGGCTAATGAAAATGGTGAAATTTTATCGGAGACAGAACAAGTGTTGTTAGGCGCTGCCGGTGAAAATTTGAAAGTTTGTATCCTCCGTTTAGGTGGAATTTACGGCCCTGATCGAGAACTTGTCAAGATTTTCAGTCGGGCTGCCGGCACAACTCGTCCGGGTGCCGGTGAAGATAGGACGAATTGGGTTCGCTTAGAAGACATTGTGGGGGCAATCGATTTTGCTCTGACGAAGCAATTGCAAGGTATTTACAATCTTGTGCATGATGTTCCCCTCACATCCCGCGAAGTCATTGATCGGGTGTGTGAACGTCATAATTTAGAAAAGGTTTCTTGGGATGCTTCAGCTCGCTCGACTCGCCCTTATAACGCACGAGTATCTAATCAGAAAATTAAGGCGGCGGGTTATACCCTAATTTATCCTGAGATGCTGCTTTAAAGTATCGGATTTGGCTTTTGGCACGCGCTGAAAGGGAATGGCACCGGAACTCATGCGATGTAACTCTCTCTTACCTTAATCATTAGCCTCTATTCCTAACCATTAGCGAGTCAAAATTAGCGCGTTCACGTTAATAAGCCAGTATGAAACCAGCAGAAACTTACAAACGTTGGATTATCCAAACCCAACAAGTCTTCTATGTCGAAGTTTGGGACTCGAATGGGAACCATTACATAGCAGTTCGCAACGCTAAGTCAGAGGATGAAGCAGTGGAGATGGCTAAACACTGGATTGATAAGCATGAAATCCAAGCCGACGAATTAAATTGTATTGATGGTTTTGGTGATTTGCTAGATAATGAGTATGAGTTTTGAACCGAGATGTATTTAGATTCCTAACTGGGTTCTGATATTTTCAACAAGTGTTGCCGGCGGTTCAGTTACGTCTGCATAAATTCCTTCTTGTGGCTCCTCAAGGCTATCAAATTGACTTCGCAACAAATCACTTTTCATAAAGTGATCCGCACGCAAACGCAGCCGTTGCTCAATCGCCTCAAATGAACCCTTGAGGTAAACAACTTTCATGCGCTCCCGATCCCGCACCAGTAACTGACGGTAGCGATCTTTAAGAGCTGAACACGCTAGCACCACATTTTTGTCTTCCTGCAACCACCCATCGATAGCCCGTTGCAATTCTTCGATCCACGGCTGCCGATCTGCATCATCTAGCGGGATGCTACGGCTCATTTTCTCAATGTTTGCCGGCGGATGAAAGGCGTCGGCATCGCTGAAATGCCAGTTTAAAGATTGCGCTAGCAGCAGACCAATTGTGGATTTGCCGGAGCCTGAAACTCCCATTACCAGAACTATCATCTCAATATTATCTGTTAACAATAAAGGCGACCCAATGGATCGCCTTTATATCATAATTGGAGAATCTTGCTAAATTTAGCGCGTTCCACTATTGGGCGTTGTGGTGGTGCCATTAGCGGGGGTAACTGTGTTGCCACTAGGCGTGACTGTGGTGCCGCCATTAGGGTTCGTGTTTTGAATGGACGGTGTTCCGTTAGGCACCACAATGCTACCTGGGCCACTGGTTGTGCCGCTAGGAAAGTTTACACTGCCAGGGGTGATAGGTGTAGTGCCGGTGTTGGAACCGGGGGAAGTTGGCGAACCGCTGGGGGTGCTGATCGTTCCTGGCGCACCGTTGATATCTCTAGATTCGGTGCCACCGGAGGTACTGGGAACCGCACTCGGTGTCGTACTTGTACCGGGCGTTACACTGGTGCCGGCAGGTAGGTTGTTGGTGTTGCCAGTGTTGTTGGTTGTGCCGGTGTTGCCGGTGTTGCCGGTATTGTTGGTTGTGCCGGTATTGTTGGTTGTGCCAGTATTGCTGGTGTTGCCGGTGGGGTTAGCTGTACCACCCGGGACTGTGATTGTGCTGCCACCAGGGGTTGTAATCGTCGTGGTAGAATTGTTGCCGCTATTACCGGGGAGGATAATTGTACTGCCTGGGGTTCCTGTGCCGGTGGGGGTTGTCGAAGTTCCATCTAGATTGGTTGGAGTCTGGGAAATCGCCGGCAGCCCCATTAAAGAACTCAAACCGGCAACGCCTACTATGCCGGTAAGCAGTTTCAGCAACTTGCTGGGATTAACTTGCTTGATAAACATGATCTCGCCCTCTGATAAACTTTTAAATCGTTTAGATTTCTTACCTCACCATAGTAGAACTACTCAGCATTCTCTCCACCTATCTCTAGTAAGAACTGTAGAAATCAATCGGTTAATAATTGCCTACCAATAGGTGTAGAAGCAAGCCGATCTTTTTTCCCAGAAGCCGCTCACTCTTGGTGAATAAAATCACACAATGACGAGGAAAAGATGCCGTCCCAAGAACAATTCCTGATCTTCTTGCCGGCAGTCGGTGGATAAAAGAGGATTCGCAGGAAAACTAGGAGAATTCGCTGATTACGAAGGAAGATTGGGCATATAAACCAATTCCAGTTTAATTCCATCGGGATCGGCAAAGAAGAGTGCGTAGTAGCCGGGTGCGTAATGGTTGTATTCGGCTGGCGGATCAAGAACTGTAGCGCCTATCTCGACAATCAGCTTGTATAAATTATCGACTTGTTCACGGCTGCCGGCGTTAAAAGCAAGATGGTGCAGTCCAGGTGAGTAGCGATCATGAGTTTTGTTCGAGGAATCTGGATTGCCGGTGTAAATTAGGATTGCTCCAGCATCCTTTAACCACCACATGATGAACTGATCGTTTTTTTCCACCTGCTGATAGCCCATGAATCCCAAAATCGCGTTATAAAACGGTTCCGATTTGGATCGATCACTCACCGTCAAGCTTAGGTGATTCAGGCTACCAAGAGTCATAAAAAGCCCTTCTCTTCCAGAATAACAAATCTATTATAAACTCCGGAGCCGGTTCAAGTCGCTCTATTTTTGCTTTTGCTTTTTTATAAAAGATTCAATTCAGTGAAAAATAAAAGTATGCAAAATAATTTTAATATCTAAAAATAGAGGCTGAAGAAATAATAGATGATGGACAATGCTCTCTCACAGAAGCTTTGTTTCTCAATCTTTAATCCTCAGCCCTTAATCATCTCAATTATTTTCAGAGCTAATGATGTTATACACCAAAACCCCTAAGATTCCCCCAACAAGTGGCGCTAAAATAAACAACCAAAGTTGTTGTAAAGCCCAGCCGCCTTGAAAAATAGCCACGCCAATACTTCTGGCTGGATTCACTGAAGTATTGGTGACTGGAATTCCGACTAAATGAATGAGAACCAAGACTAAACCGATAGGAATACTGGCAAAACCGGATGGGATGTATTTAGGATGGGTTGTTGCCATGACGGTGATGATCAGAAAGAAGGTTAAGACAATTTCAGTTAAAGCTGCTGCAAACAGTCCGTAACCTTCAGGAGAATGCGCTCCATATCCATTCGTTGCAAAACCGGCACTGACATCAAAGCCGGGTTTTCCTGATGCAATGGCATATAAAATGCCGGCACCAAGTATTGCCCCAACTACTTGAGCGCCAATATAAATTGGCACCAAAGATTTCTTTAATTTGTTGGCGAAAGCTAAACTTACAGTAACTGCGGGATTGATGTGACATCCAGAAATGCCGCCAATGGCATAAGACATCACTAATAAGGATAAACCAAAGGCGAGGGAAACCCCTAAATAGCCAATTTGTTTGCCGGCTAAAACGGCACTGCCACATCCCCCTAAGACTAAAACCATTGTGCCGATCATTTCGGCAATGAAAATTCTTGCTCTGCTATTCATACTTTTCTTTATTTCGCCTTTCAACAAGTGTTCTTGCGACGTGTGTTGCTTGTTGCCGGCAAAGCGGATTAACGCTTATATCAAACGTAATACCTTTCTGAATCTTGGCACTACAAATTTAAGGGTGGTTGGTCATGTTAAATTCACGCATAACCCACAACAAATTTGGAGGACTGAACAGAAATGGTATAGAAATTTAATAAGCCAGCAACCAGAAAAAGAGGGACACTGAAAAACACGAAAGAAGAAATTATAATTTCTTCCTTTTCTCGTCCCGTCTGACTTCTGAATATTGACTTTTAAATTATTCCCAATATATTTGTTCTAATAACGCATGGTTGGAATAACTGATGTAACAGATAAGTTATTCGTCACAAGTAGAATAAACTCATCTGTTACATTTATGCGTCTCGCGAGGAGCCGGTGCCACCTTTGGGTTTAGCTGAGGAATTCGCGGGGATCTGTCACGTAGCCGGTGACTGCGGAAGCTGCGGCGGTGTAAGGTGAGGCGAGATAAATACCGGCCTCTTTATTCCCCATGCGTCCAGGGAAATTGCGGTTAGTGGTAGAGACGCAGATTTCAGGTTCATTCACCCGGCCAAACGTATCTTTTGGGCCACCCAGACAAGCGGCGCAGGAAGGGGCTGCAGGCTCAATGCAACCAGCAGCGAGGAAAATCTCAGACAGCGTTTGTCCCTCGTATTTCTGGCTAAACAGGTCTTCATAAACCTTTTGAGTCGCCGGCACCAAATAAGTCGGCACCTTTACCTGCTTGCCTTTGAGAATACGGGCGGCATTCATAAAGTCAGAAGTTTTGCCGCCGGTGCAGGAACCAATATACACGCGATTAATCTTGACATCGCTGCACTCTCGCGCCAAAGCACGATTATCAGGGGAGTGAGGTTGGGCAACCACCGGCTCTAATTTAGAGACATCACCTCGCCAAGTGCTGTAGAACTTCGCATCAGCGTCGGTGTAAACCGCCTCAAAGGGCTTGTCGGTGCGGGCGCGGACATAGTCAAACGTCGTCTGATCCGGCGCAATCGTCCCATTTTTGCCGCCGGCTTCAAT
This window contains:
- the aqpZ gene encoding aquaporin Z, translating into MNSRARIFIAEMIGTMVLVLGGCGSAVLAGKQIGYLGVSLAFGLSLLVMSYAIGGISGCHINPAVTVSLAFANKLKKSLVPIYIGAQVVGAILGAGILYAIASGKPGFDVSAGFATNGYGAHSPEGYGLFAAALTEIVLTFFLIITVMATTHPKYIPSGFASIPIGLVLVLIHLVGIPVTNTSVNPARSIGVAIFQGGWALQQLWLFILAPLVGGILGVLVYNIISSENN
- a CDS encoding DUF2817 domain-containing protein, producing the protein MSNTAAFSPDYFTARHRFRCAASAFGCSVETFGIDEFGQNGEKMTIDVAILGSLNPKRVLIVSSGLHGVEGFFGSAVQIALLEGYLQDYSFPPDTALVLLHALNPYGFAWRRRCNEDNADLNRNFLLAGEEYHGSPENYPKLDSFFNPTSPPSQFEPFLIKAMALILRYGMPALKNTLPVGQYDFPKGLFFGGNSPSETQQILAENLPRWVGEATNVIHLDFHTGLGRKFSYKLLIDVPADSEQAQQLIQDFGSDVVSPLTTEGIVYPTRGGLGTWCQAKFPHTRYDFLTAEFGTYPIIQVVQALRAENRAHWWGTPDHPAWERAKQQLVEIFAPADPRWRETAVSQGINLVKQACKIISQ
- a CDS encoding gluconokinase, whose translation is MIVLVMGVSGSGKSTIGLLLAQSLNWHFSDADAFHPPANIEKMSRSIPLDDADRQPWIEELQRAIDGWLQEDKNVVLACSALKDRYRQLLVRDRERMKVVYLKGSFEAIEQRLRLRADHFMKSDLLRSQFDSLEEPQEGIYADVTEPPATLVENIRTQLGI
- a CDS encoding DUF4346 domain-containing protein; the protein is MNQIFEDDAAIDEELSKRHLVLDPGGYFIIYLDRESGLICAKHFTNAIDERGLAVDPETGEVIPARGKVERTHATEFAGRTAKQLCVKIFEETQPSPVTLLDHAAYLGREFVRAEIALANGQDYVQD
- the psb32 gene encoding photosystem II repair protein Psb32, producing MIKQLLKQILSTFQYHTRLLLSIAVLVIAAQFVMAPAHATGVYQLPSLSAGERTWVLDEDDAISRLNEGRISASLEKLAEQTGKEVRFVTIHRLDYGETIESFTDKLFEKWFPTSEAQANQALLVLDTVTNTAAIRTGDKVKTVLSDEIAESVASETLLVPLQQGNKYNQAFLDAGDRLVAVLSGQPDPGAPVVVDTTNVESTFKKAEETNTGNATIVVVVLLIAATVIPMVTYFFYQGFS
- a CDS encoding SDR family oxidoreductase, producing MKIAIIGCGYVGSALARQWHEFGHLVTATTTTQSRVAELEEIAQQVVVVKGNDAGAMLSVIQDQDVVLLSVGAPSGDAYRESYLETAKTLVEQLKQTSSVKQLIYTGSYSVYGDKNGEWVDEETPVAPANENGEILSETEQVLLGAAGENLKVCILRLGGIYGPDRELVKIFSRAAGTTRPGAGEDRTNWVRLEDIVGAIDFALTKQLQGIYNLVHDVPLTSREVIDRVCERHNLEKVSWDASARSTRPYNARVSNQKIKAAGYTLIYPEMLL
- a CDS encoding aspartate kinase, whose amino-acid sequence is MALIVQKYGGSSVGSVERIQAVAQRVINSVKAGNSVVVVVSAMGKTTDGLVKLANEISSNPSRREMDMLLSTGEQVTIALLSMALQELGQPAISLTGAQVGIVTEAEHTRARILRIETDRMQRQLDAGKVVVVAGFQGITSIADLEITTLGRGGSDTSAVALAAALRADFCEIYTDVPGILTTDPRLVPDAQLMAEITCDEMLELASLGAKVLHPRAVEIARNYGVPLVVRSSWTDDPGTKVISPARVPRPLKGLEIVHPVDAVEFDTDQAKVSLLRVPDRPGVAARLFGEIGKQNLDVDLIIQSIHEGNSNDIAFTVTKHSLNQAEAVASAIAPTLRSHLDAAPNEAEVMVERKIAKVSIAGAGMIGRPGVAAQMFQTLADAGVNIQMISTSEVKVSCVIDAEDGDRALAALCETFEVNSSPVREQSAHALTAASSLPLPPPVRGVALDLKQARLAIRHIPDRPGMAAQLFGLLAKRNISVDTIIQSQRCRIINGVATRDIAFTVARADAEDARMALAALAAEWGSVEVVLDTAIAKVSVVGSGMVNHPGIAAQMFGALAQQQINIQMIATSEIKISCVVDEESGVQALQAIHAAFELAGTQKIEVPA
- a CDS encoding VOC family protein, whose amino-acid sequence is MTLGSLNHLSLTVSDRSKSEPFYNAILGFMGYQQVEKNDQFIMWWLKDAGAILIYTGNPDSSNKTHDRYSPGLHHLAFNAGSREQVDNLYKLIVEIGATVLDPPAEYNHYAPGYYALFFADPDGIKLELVYMPNLPS